GCGGGTAGACAATTACGGCGGGGCGCGGGAGATGGTGAGGCACCTGGGCGCGCACGGGCACCGGCGCATCGCCATGCTCTGCGGCCCGCGGCACAACTTCGACGCGGGCGAGCGGCTGCGCGGCTACCGCGCCGCGCTGGAGGAGATGGGGATCGCCCCCGACCCGGCGCTGGAGCTTCCCGGCGACTTCACCGACGAGGCGGGCTACGCGGCGGCGGAGGCGGTGCTGGCGGCGGATCCCCGTCCGACGGCAGTCTTTGCGGCGAACGACTCCATGGCCATCGGGCTGATCAGCGGGCTGCGGCAGGCGGGCGTCCCGGTTCCCGGCGGCGTGGCGGTGGCGGGCTTCGACGACATCCCCATCTGCCGCTACCTGACGCCGCCGCTCTCCAGCGTGCACGTGTCCATCAGCGAGCTGGGCGCCCGCGCCATCGAGCACCTGGTCCGCGCCGTCGAGGCCGGCAGCCGCCACCCGCGCGCCCGCGAAACGCTGCCGACCCGCTTGGTGATCCGCGACTCGTGCGGCGGCCACGCATAGGAGCGGGAGACTTCACGCGGGGGGCGAATGAATTCGCGGCAACAACCGCACAAAGTCCCTGCGGGACTGCCCCCCCGGCCTCGCGCGGCGGTTCGGACACGGTGCGGGCCGTAATCGCGGGTCCGGCATGGAATACCAGGTCCAGAA
This DNA window, taken from Longimicrobium sp., encodes the following:
- a CDS encoding LacI family DNA-binding transcriptional regulator, which produces MARPFLSPAAGGASARVTIKDVARAAGVSVATVSRVLNASGAVAGETRDRIHRVAEELRFIPNDAARSLSTRRTAMLGVLLPDLHGEFFSEVIRGLDQAAQARGFHLLLSSSHTVRDNVEAALRAMRGRVDGVVVLSPYVDLAVLAANLHDSVPAVLVNPPVESDEFDTLRVDNYGGAREMVRHLGAHGHRRIAMLCGPRHNFDAGERLRGYRAALEEMGIAPDPALELPGDFTDEAGYAAAEAVLAADPRPTAVFAANDSMAIGLISGLRQAGVPVPGGVAVAGFDDIPICRYLTPPLSSVHVSISELGARAIEHLVRAVEAGSRHPRARETLPTRLVIRDSCGGHA